The genomic segment ATAAGAAAACTTTTTAGcacatattttttgcatatgcTAACATATTATGTGAACTTTTTGATGTTTcagttaaaatagtaaaatatgaacttaattttaatattttatcttttagtgAAAATTCAGgtgcttaataaaaatatttttaattttttctatcagaaaattatggttttttaacagtaaaaatattttggacttACATCATAGAAAAATTTAATCTCTTCTGGTTTAACTAACTGTTTATTGTccaaaaattcctgtttgattcgacttttataataatttttgtcagtAAGTTTTAAACTACAGCCATACTTCAAAAGCTCTTTGTATAATTTCTTTACTTGTAAATGGGTAATagtcatttctaaaaaaatacaaaaaaaataataattaaaataataacaaaaacaataacctATATAAATGAATGGATTACAACTACATACAATATTGACATATCAGTAGCTCAGTGTGTTCTATTTATATTACCAAATGGATgtaagaaataatttactataaaaccCTTGAGGTGTGCGTAATTGTATAACCACTCAACAGTAAACGTACCTGTGAAAGAATACTGTTTCTTGgcaaatttcaaaacatttgaaTATTGAATGGACCGTCGAACGCAGCTAAATGTATggtttataaatacatttagtggttcaacttataatattttaagtatgaaaGTATAAGCTAAGAAACTGAAAAACAAACACAAGTACACAAGTTTACGGGACAAAATAAACCGTACACACAACACACCACGAACAATTATAGTGATAGTGatccgtttttaatttttatctttatatggTGATATCACAGAACGTGATATTgaaccacggctatagatagtgtATAgtctatctttaatcgtgtatTGAACTGTGGTGAGTGGtgagcacgatttaagatagaaCGGTCACCAGAGCGCGTTTTGTTAATTTCCTTTCCAATCGTGATTGAAATTTCACAATTGTACCATGTTGTACCATAGAGTACCAGTCGTGTACCACGGCTTTAGATAGTGGTAGATATCTAGATAATGTCTTCATGGAGTAATATAACTCTATACCAAGGTGTATTAATACACCTTGCTCTATACCTTAGAATTTTGATTCTTGTTATCGACTTTCGAGTCGATCGGAGTACCGGACGTCAGtatgataatgaataataatgattacctaaatgaatttttttctttcgagTTGGGATTTTCAACTATAATCTCCATATATTGTTgagcgtttaaaataaaataagatattgtTAAGTTAAATAAGTGTAGTGTATACTGAATTGTATAACCGGATATTCCAATAACCGGTGAGTTCAAGagatatatgatttttaattcctaattttttaaacatttttattaagtaatggATTCTGACACTGAAAATCGGAGGGAAGAAAATGGAGATGCTCCCAGACACACTTTAATTGGAAAATGCGTTATGAAAACCTTATCTCATCCACTGGATTATGCTAGATTTTTGGTTGCAGGTAAttcataatgaaatattaagaGTATTATGgttgtgtaattattaatactagcATATTTGAATAAACCCTAAGtaaaaatagttgtttaatATACACTGGTTCTGTCTCTTCACATTCACTTAGGTTATACAAAGttaagatttttgtttttttaatgttatacctatCCATTGTATGGATGTAATgcatacattatacactatatactaGAGGTATTCAAACCGAGTGTCGTGGCTTCCAGGAGCGTTGTGAGGGTTGGCAAAGGGAACTGCGTCAAAGTActgaaaaccaaaattaaagtaggtcatgtttaatcaatataaatattttttataatcgttaagaggatgtcacacccgcttacaaatgtacaacatagcaaaaactgttttgggCAGGTCAATTTTCTCACACCATATTTtttgtagaactaccaaatttttacaacacgtaaaaaaaaaactttatctgTTCAACagcatgcttttttttttaatagcactatccaatcatttttataagcaaatgaaaaaaacaaaaaaccaaaatgttttgaagcaaataactttgattgtatattgtatttatgttatctaaaatatgggcaCGCTGGTGCATGGACAATTAACCaccctatattatgttcataaattTTGGAtctactacaaacacagaaagataaaagttatcccacacaaaacagtttttactatattgtacatttttaagacata from the Acyrthosiphon pisum isolate AL4f unplaced genomic scaffold, pea_aphid_22Mar2018_4r6ur Scaffold_18992;HRSCAF=19674, whole genome shotgun sequence genome contains:
- the LOC103311783 gene encoding uncharacterized protein LOC103311783, whose protein sequence is MTITHLQVKKLYKELLKYGCSLKLTDKNYYKSRIKQEFLDNKQLVKPEEIKFFYDVSPKYFYC